One window of the Thermodesulfomicrobium sp. WS genome contains the following:
- a CDS encoding ATP-binding protein, producing the protein MARKKLPIGIQTFAEIRREGYYYVDKTPFVASLAESGKYYFLSRPRRFGKSLFLDTLAEAFAANRALFSGLYLENHWDWEKRHPVVRISFAEGQLQKAAQLEEHIHEILTENARRLGVAIDPAPKGVHLRFGQLITRAAETHGRQAVVLVDEYDKPILDNLTHPEIAAEMREGLRNLYSVLKGRDADLRFVFLTGVSKFSKVSLFSGLNNLYDLTLDASVATICGYTEEDLDTVFAPEFAAAAAEGTPLPRQQVRDWYNGYRWGSETTVYNPFDVLLLLRQREFRAWWFETATPRFLVQWLARHRFYTPQLERLYASEQLLSAFDVEHIEPEALLWQTGYLTFTGVHDYDGVKEYQLGVPNREVRMALNEALQQVWLPTRPRQSLGEIFRILRAGDAAALHEHFQRLYTSIPTDWYRKSPIAQYEGYFASVFYSHLASLGLPMTAEDTSLQGRLDLMLRAGSTVWLFEFKVVEGDAPTGEALAQLIGRDYAAKYRTAPEVERLLQVGVEFSASRRQIVGWEVA; encoded by the coding sequence ATGGCGCGCAAGAAACTGCCCATCGGCATCCAGACCTTTGCCGAGATCCGGCGCGAAGGCTACTACTACGTGGACAAGACGCCCTTTGTGGCGAGCCTTGCCGAAAGCGGGAAGTACTATTTTCTCTCCCGGCCGCGGCGCTTTGGCAAATCCCTCTTCCTCGACACCCTGGCCGAGGCCTTTGCAGCAAACCGCGCGCTCTTCTCCGGCCTGTACCTGGAAAATCATTGGGATTGGGAGAAGCGCCACCCGGTGGTGCGCATCTCCTTTGCCGAAGGGCAACTCCAGAAGGCTGCCCAATTGGAAGAACACATCCACGAGATCCTGACGGAAAATGCCCGGCGTCTTGGGGTGGCTATCGACCCTGCGCCCAAAGGCGTCCACCTGCGCTTCGGCCAACTCATCACCCGCGCCGCAGAGACACATGGACGCCAGGCCGTGGTGCTCGTGGACGAATACGACAAACCCATCCTCGATAACCTCACCCACCCGGAGATCGCCGCCGAGATGCGCGAGGGTCTGCGCAATCTCTACTCCGTACTCAAGGGCCGGGATGCGGATCTGCGCTTCGTGTTTTTGACCGGGGTCTCCAAATTCAGCAAGGTGAGCCTCTTTTCCGGGCTCAACAACCTCTACGACCTCACCTTGGATGCCTCAGTGGCTACCATCTGCGGCTACACCGAAGAAGATCTGGACACGGTCTTTGCCCCGGAATTCGCCGCGGCAGCGGCCGAAGGCACTCCACTTCCCCGCCAGCAGGTGCGCGACTGGTACAACGGCTACCGCTGGGGAAGCGAAACAACGGTGTACAACCCCTTTGACGTGCTGCTGCTCTTGCGGCAGCGCGAGTTCCGGGCCTGGTGGTTCGAGACCGCCACCCCGCGCTTTCTCGTGCAGTGGCTGGCCCGCCACCGCTTCTACACCCCGCAGCTGGAGCGCTTGTACGCCAGCGAGCAGCTGCTCTCCGCCTTCGATGTGGAGCACATCGAGCCCGAGGCCCTGCTCTGGCAGACCGGATACCTCACCTTCACCGGCGTGCACGACTATGACGGCGTGAAAGAGTACCAGCTGGGCGTGCCCAACCGGGAAGTGCGCATGGCCCTCAACGAAGCACTCCAGCAGGTATGGCTCCCCACGCGGCCCCGGCAAAGCCTGGGCGAGATCTTCCGCATCCTGCGCGCCGGCGACGCAGCGGCCCTGCACGAGCACTTCCAGCGCCTCTATACCAGCATCCCGACGGACTGGTACCGCAAAAGCCCCATCGCCCAGTACGAAGGCTACTTCGCCAGCGTGTTCTACAGCCACCTGGCAAGCCTGGGGCTCCCCATGACCGCGGAGGACACCTCGCTGCAGGGCCGGCTGGACCTCATGCTGCGCGCCGGATCTACCGTATGGCTCTTTGAATTCAAGGTGGTAGAAGGCGACGCCCCCACCGGCGAGGCCCTGGCGCAGCTCATAGGCCGCGACTATGCCGCCAAGTACCGCACTGCACCGGAGGTGGAAAGGCTCCTGCAAGTCGGGGTGGAATTCAGCGCAAGCCGGCGCCAGATCGTGGGCTGGGAGGTGGCGTGA